One window from the genome of Gadus macrocephalus chromosome 7, ASM3116895v1 encodes:
- the hsf5 gene encoding heat shock factor protein 5: MADRDKAHSINPNHFPAKLWCLANHPVSRAVRWDPRGEGLIIHQHLFETHFLTGPQNAPGGGDLFKTTNFSSFIRQLNLYGFRKVESWTTTRSSGGGGGGGGDGGGGGDVDGVPASPVVDHGLEHHFRHPNFRQGRPELLVNLRRLTSSNKAKLEAGLEVKCRPPGRYHQSWTGNIEDKVERRGGSVLGQKPPAPACPYTPSRPTPPIKEYSRTPVPSRGWMMADGSRPCIPISVLHHYPGESSGSAAVHIQQGAHGPANPGQRFYNLISHAPQYRPTFYSSAYDFHVPSPVSSDLTGGGNQLSPYPHLSYYQPNVPVGLLYPGNHYQDLQSVESQDLKKTDLNLDTVFQIIDEYPSTQNVCMVKVVTPESPGPPSGPPINSHCSPLPTSSQAWASSTLVEDKPPVACSPIIISVQGNSDRGTGTYDRKPIKEEVMEEAIFKAPLSIHNHALVKVSRDKVAKAKASSALNDSALP; this comes from the exons ATGGCTGATCGCGACAAGGCACACTCCATCAACCCCAACCACTTCCCTGCCAAGCTGTGGTGCTTAGCGAACCACCCGGTGAGCAGAGCCGTCCGCTGGGACCCCCGCGGCGAGGGGCTCATCATCCACCAGCACCTGTTCGAGACGCACTTCTTGACCGGCCCGCAGAACGCCCCTGGCGGAGGAGATCTCTTTAAGACGACCAACTTCAGCAGCTTCATCCGTCAGCTGAACCTGTACGGATTCAGGAAGGTTGAGAGTTGGACGACGACGAgaagtagtggtggtggtggtggtggtggcggcgatggtggtggtgggggtgacgTTGATGGTGTGCCTGCCTCCCCGGTGGTGGATCATGGGTTGGAGCATCACTTTCGTCACCCAAATTTCCGTCAGGGTCGTCCGGAGCTCCTGGTGAATCTGAGGAGGCTCACCAGCAGCAATAAAGCCAAACTGGAAGCAGGCCTGGAGGTGAAGTGTAGACCCCCAGGCCGTTACCATCAATCATGGACCGGTAATATTGAAGATAAGGTGGAGAGAAGAG GTGGTTCAGTACTTGGTCAGAAACCACCGGCCCCAGCTTGCCCGTACACTCCAAGCAGGCCTACCCCGCCCATTAAGGAATACAGCCGCACCCCAGTCCCTTCCCGCGGTTGGATGATGGCCGATGGCAGTAGACCATGTATCCCGATATCTGTCCTCCATCACTACCCTGGAGAGAGCTCTGGCTCTGCCGCGGTCCACATTCAACAGGGGGCTCACGGTCCAGCAAACCCTGGGCAGAGATTTTACAATTTAATCAGCCACGCGCCGCAATATCGGCCCACTTTCTATTCCTCTG ctTATGACTTCCACGTTCCAAGCCCAGTTTCGTCAGATTTAACAGGTGGTGGAAATCAACTATCACCATACCCTCATCTCAGCTATTACCAG cCAAATGTACCGGTGGGTCTGTTGTATCCCGGCAACCATTACCAGGATCTGCAAAGTGTTGAATCCCAGGACCTAAAGAAAACCGACCTGAACTTGGACACCGTCTTCCAGATCATTGATGAATACCCATCGACCCAAAATGTCTGCATGGTTAAAGTGGTGACTCCAGAGAGTCCGGGTCCGCCGTCTGGACCTCCCATCAACAGCCACTGTTCCCCCCTGCCAACGTCCTCCCAGGCCTGGGCGTCCTCCACCTTGGTGGAGGACAAACCTCCAGTGGCATGCTCTCCTATCATCATCAGCGTGCAGGGAAACAGTGATCGAGGGACCGGTACCTACGACAGGAAGCCCATaaaagaggaggtgatggaggaagcTATTTTTAAAGCCCCTCTGAGTATACATAACCACGCTCTGGTCAAG GTGAGCAGAGACAAGGTAGCTAAGGCCAAGGCCAGCAGTGCACTGAACGATTCCGCCTTGCCCTAG
- the supt4h1 gene encoding transcription elongation factor SPT4, with amino-acid sequence MALETVPKDLRHQRACLLCSLVKTIDQFEYDGCDNCESYLQMKGNREMVYECTSSSFDGVISMMIPEDSWVAKWQRIGNFKPGVYAVTVTGRLPPGVVRELKSRGVIYKSRDTAVKS; translated from the exons ATGGCACTGGAAACGGTCCCCAAAGACCTCCGCCACCAACGGGCGTGTCTTCTATGTTCTCTTGTTAAG ACTATTGACCAGTTTGAATATGACGGCTGTGACAACTGCGAGTCATATCTTCAAATGAAGGGGAACAGAGAAATGGTGTACGAATGCACAAGTTCCTCATTTGATGG TGTGATCTCCATGATGATCCCAGAGGACAGTTGGGTAGCGAAATGGCAGAGAATTG GTAACTTTAAACCCGGAGTTTATGCTGTGACTGTGACAGGGCGACTGCCTCCAG GCGTGGTGAGGGAGCTAAAGAGCAGAGGAGTCATCTACAAGTCCAGGGACACGGCGGTCAAGTCCTGA